The following coding sequences lie in one Allochromatium vinosum DSM 180 genomic window:
- the mnmE gene encoding tRNA uridine-5-carboxymethylaminomethyl(34) synthesis GTPase MnmE translates to MTTTGETIAAIATPPGMGGVGIVRISGPRTRSIAEGILGRVPEPRRAAFGTFREADGTFIDEGLALYFQAPRSFTGEDVLELQGHGGPIVMDLLLRRCLELGARLARPGEFSERAFLNGKLDLVQAEAVADLIESSTALAVRLAGRSLQGVFSQRINTLVERLIQVRLHVEATLDFPDEEIDLADEPTVAIDLAAILEAVDRLLADAHQGQIIREGLAVVIAGAPNVGKSSLLNALCGSDAAIVTDIPGTTRDLLKFDIQVDGLPIRIVDTAGLRHTHDPVEQEGVRRAQTALSEADLVLWVYAANGEPDESIRSTFPAGCPITRIRNKIDLPGEAAGLVERDGEVEIALSVASGEGLDLLKAHLKSRAGLSAHPEGAFIARRRHLDALERARGALRAAATNLERRLGAELVAEELHLAQRALGEITGEFTSDDLLGRIFSSFCIGK, encoded by the coding sequence ATGACGACGACCGGCGAGACCATCGCCGCCATCGCCACGCCGCCCGGGATGGGCGGTGTGGGTATCGTGCGGATCAGCGGGCCGCGCACGCGTTCCATTGCCGAAGGCATCCTCGGGCGTGTTCCCGAACCGCGTCGCGCGGCCTTTGGCACCTTTCGCGAGGCCGACGGCACGTTCATCGATGAAGGGCTGGCGCTCTATTTCCAGGCGCCGCGCTCTTTCACCGGCGAGGATGTGCTTGAACTCCAGGGGCATGGCGGCCCCATCGTCATGGATCTGCTGCTGCGCCGCTGTCTGGAGCTGGGCGCGCGGCTGGCGCGTCCGGGCGAGTTCAGCGAACGCGCCTTTCTCAATGGCAAGCTCGACCTGGTCCAGGCTGAAGCGGTCGCCGATCTCATCGAGAGTTCGACCGCACTCGCCGTGAGGCTAGCCGGGCGCAGTCTGCAAGGCGTCTTCTCGCAACGGATCAACACACTCGTCGAGCGTCTGATCCAGGTACGGCTGCATGTCGAGGCCACGCTCGACTTCCCCGACGAGGAGATCGATCTGGCAGACGAGCCGACTGTCGCCATTGATCTCGCCGCGATCCTGGAAGCCGTCGACCGACTCCTGGCCGATGCCCATCAGGGGCAGATCATCCGCGAGGGTCTGGCGGTCGTCATCGCCGGCGCCCCCAATGTCGGCAAGTCGAGCCTGCTCAATGCGCTCTGCGGCTCGGACGCCGCTATCGTCACCGACATCCCAGGCACCACGCGCGATCTGCTCAAGTTCGACATCCAGGTCGATGGACTGCCGATCCGGATCGTCGATACCGCCGGTCTGCGCCACACGCATGACCCGGTCGAGCAGGAAGGGGTGCGCCGCGCCCAGACGGCCTTGAGTGAGGCCGATCTGGTGCTGTGGGTCTATGCCGCCAACGGTGAACCAGACGAGTCGATCCGCTCCACCTTCCCCGCCGGCTGTCCCATCACCCGTATCCGCAACAAGATCGATCTGCCCGGAGAAGCGGCAGGTCTCGTCGAGAGGGACGGCGAAGTCGAGATAGCGCTTTCGGTGGCGAGCGGCGAAGGTCTCGATCTGCTCAAGGCGCATCTCAAATCACGCGCTGGTCTGAGCGCCCATCCCGAGGGCGCTTTCATCGCACGACGCCGCCATCTCGATGCGCTGGAACGCGCGCGCGGTGCCCTGCGAGCGGCGGCGACCAACCTGGAGCGGAGACTCGGCGCCGAGCTGGTCGCCGAAGAACTGCATCTGGCCCAACGCGCACTGGGCGAGATCACCGGCGAGTTCACCTCCGACGATCTACTGGGACGGATCTTCTCCAGTTTTTGCATTGGAAAAT